TACCAGCGGAACATCGGCATGGTGTTCCAGAACTACGCTCTCTGGCCGCATATGACGGTCTGGCAGAACGTGGCCTACGGACTGAAGCTCAAGCGACTCCCTGCCCAGGAGCTCCAGGCCCGGGTGGCGGAGGGCCTGCGGAAGGTGAACCTGACGGGGCTTGAGGACCGGTATCCGGGGCAGCTCTCCGGCGGGCAGCAGCAGCGGGTGGCG
The genomic region above belongs to Candidatus Methylomirabilis sp. and contains:
- a CDS encoding ABC transporter ATP-binding protein encodes the protein MRIRITDLTKRFGPLEAVSHVSLEIRDGELFTLLGPSGCGKSTLLRLIGGFHVPDTGEIYFNDRLVNPIPPYQRNIGMVFQNYALWPHMTVWQNVAYGLKLKRLPAQELQARVAEGLRKVNLTGLEDRYPGQLSGGQQQRVA